One region of Pseudomonas sp. B21-040 genomic DNA includes:
- a CDS encoding sulfite exporter TauE/SafE family protein yields the protein MNVFEMLHQWPFGPMDWLVIGLGIALAYIVFGIAGFGTALVAGPILILFMPLSKIVPLLVLLDFVAAFGNLLPSRRDVAKPELLRLLPCMAVGCTLGVIFLLNLKSDVLLLLMGLFISAYAIYSLWVKTRPTQLSAGWAVPMGTVGGMFGALFGSGGFLYAIYLNSRLPKEAARATQSALISCSTVVRLSLFAIAGVYAELPLLVLALCLLPAMALGLWIGRRLTMRLSREAFVRLVTWLVLASGIALIGRYLSA from the coding sequence ATGAATGTTTTTGAGATGTTGCATCAATGGCCATTCGGTCCAATGGATTGGCTGGTGATCGGGCTGGGCATCGCCCTGGCCTATATCGTGTTTGGCATCGCTGGCTTCGGCACGGCGTTGGTGGCGGGGCCGATTCTGATTCTGTTCATGCCGCTGTCGAAAATCGTGCCGTTGCTGGTGCTGCTCGATTTTGTCGCGGCGTTCGGCAATCTGCTGCCCTCGCGACGCGATGTGGCGAAGCCCGAGTTGTTGCGGTTGCTGCCGTGCATGGCGGTGGGCTGCACGCTGGGGGTGATCTTTCTGTTGAACCTGAAATCCGACGTGTTGCTGCTGTTGATGGGGCTGTTTATCAGCGCGTACGCGATTTACAGCCTGTGGGTCAAAACCCGGCCGACACAGTTGTCTGCCGGCTGGGCGGTGCCGATGGGCACGGTGGGCGGGATGTTCGGGGCGTTGTTTGGCAGTGGCGGCTTTTTATATGCGATCTATTTGAACAGTCGCCTGCCCAAAGAGGCGGCCCGGGCGACCCAGAGTGCGCTGATCAGTTGCAGCACGGTGGTGCGGTTGAGCCTGTTTGCCATCGCAGGCGTGTATGCCGAGCTACCCTTGTTGGTGTTGGCCCTGTGTTTGTTACCGGCCATGGCCCTGGGGTTATGGATCGGGCGGCGGTTGACCATGAGGTTGTCCCGCGAAGCGTTTGTGCGGCTGGTGACGTGGTTGGTATTGGCCAGCGGGATTGCCTTGATCGGGCGGTACTTGAGTGCTTGA